TACCGCGGCTTGTCTTGACCCTCGTCAGCAATAGCGACAGAAATTTTTTCTTTGGATACATCTAAACCAATGAATTTTGTGGTAGACTTCATAGGGATAGCTCTCCTTTGCTGTGTAGCTCTGAAATGGTGGTCTTCTTACTGTCCATTTTAACCTACGATGTGCAGCAATATGGAGGGCTATTTTTTGCGGTTACGTTCATCATAGCTAGAATATGACGTATAAGATACAGAAGAGGCTGTCCTTGGTCTGATATGCTACCCATACAGTAACAGGATTTTATTATTTTACCTGTCTACTTTATGGGGAGCATATCACCTAGGGGACAGCCTTTTTGAAGTTATTTTCCCTTGTTAGCTGTATTTATCTCAGGCCTCAGCTGGTTGTTTCACCTCAAGTTGCATGAGGGAGAATCCGTATGCTTCCAAATCGAGGGTCAGTTTATTTTGCCGAGCTTCCACGGTGTTTGATGTGAACAGGTTTCGCCAGACGTTACGATCTCCCAAAGGGAGTTCAAGGGTACACGGCTCATCACCTGCATTCAGTACAAGAAGCATGCGCTCTCCCGTCTGCGAATCCAATCGTTCGATGGCAAGACAAGGGTCTCCGGCTTTTGCATATACAATCTTCAGTTCTGTGCTGCGCAGGGCAGGGTGCTCTTTACGAAGGGCAATGGTACGGGTGAAGAATTCCAGAAGCTCGCGATTCTGCTTGGTCTCATCCCATTCCATACACTTGCGGCAACCCGGATCATATCCCCCATCAAGTCCCACTTCGTCTCCATAATAGATACATGGCACACCTGGATACGTAAGCAACAACGTAACGGCAAGTTTCATCTTGCGCTCGTCTCCATCACACAAGGTCAGCAGTCTGGGTGTATCATGACTTCCGAGCAGATTGAAGGACGCTTCGGTCACAGGCTGTGAATAGGCTGCGAGCAGTTTGCCGATCTCATTGGCAAATGCGAGTCCGTCGAGCTTGCCGTGCACCGTATAGTCCAATACAGAATTGGTAAACGGATAATTCATCACGGCATCGAACTGGTCTCCCTGAAGCCACATGAGCGAATCATGCCAGATCTCACCGAGCAAATAGGCGTCAGGTTTGATGGCTTTTACTGTCTGACGGAATTCGCGCCAGAACTGATGATCTACCTCGTTGGCTACATCGAGCCTCCAGCCGTCAATGTCCATCTCCTCTATCCAGAAACGTCCTACCTCTAATAGGTATGCCTTCACTTCAGGGTGTTCCGTATTCAGCTTCGGCATGAGCGGTTCAAAGGCAAAGGTGTCATAAGTCGGTATGCCATCCTCCACACGTGGCGGCCAGTCTTTGATATAGAACCAGTCTGCGTAGGGGGAAGAGGCTCCATTCTTCATGACATCGACAAAAGGAGGGAACTCTCTGCCGGAATGGTTGAACACCGCATCCAGAACAACGCGTATACCGCGCTGATGACAGGCATCCACGAAGGCCTTGAACTGTTCATTGGTTCCAAAGTGAGGATCAACCTTCATGTAATCGCCTGTATTGTATTTGTGGTTCGTCGTGGCCTCGAACAGCGGACAAAAGTAGATGGCATTGATGCCGAGCTGACTTATATGATCCAGGTGATCCAGCACACCTTGGAGATCGCCGCCGAAGAAGTTCACCGGTGTAGGTTCTCCTCCCCAGGGTTCAGCATTTTTGGGACTGATGGATGGATCACCATTGGCATAACGTTCCGGGAAAATCTGATAAAATATAGCGTCCTTAACCCAAGCAGGCGGTTCAAAAATGTCGACCGGATTCATAAATGGAAAATCAAAGAATTCGAGCGGATGATCAGGCAGCGACTGCTCGAATCCGCGCTCCGTCATCCAGATCGATTCCTCTCCCTGAATCAGTTGGAAACCATACCGTAATCTGCGATAGGGAGGTGAAGTCTCAGCTTCCCAATAATCGAACATTTCATCCCGGGCAAAGATGTGCATAGGGATGTGTGTGATCGTCCGATCCCAGGCATATTTGTCTCCGGTAATGGCAATCACCGCATCCAGGTCTCCGCGTTTGGACCGAAGTCGGAGGTGCATGGTCGAGCGGTCATAAGCATAAGACCAATTGAGTTTTGGGCGATGGTAAATGGCTTCAAGAATCATGTGAATCACTCCTCGTCAGATGATGAAATTTCAGATCAATGCGGCCATAAACGCAAAAAAGGCACAACCTCTATTGTTCACGAGGTTGTACCTTTCGGCAGCATAGCCTTTTGATTATAGTGCTATTATACGAACTAACTCAGCAAAAGAAAACACTTTTTTTCCTTAAATTTCAAAATATTTAAAAAGTATAAAGCGGTGAATCCATTCACACGGTGAACGCCAGAATAGTGCAATCTGACGTTATACATGTGTGGCTGTTTTACATTTGGTAGCCGAGTTTTTCGCCGTAGGCTTTGATTTCAGCATGATATTGTTGAATGTTTTTAATTCCTGATGCAATCTTGTCATTACCTTGTTTAAGGAGCGTGCTGTTTACTTTCGTTTTGGCAACAGACTTTTTGAACAATTGATATCCTTCAAGCTGAGCATAGCTGCCTTTGATCAGTTTGGCATGGATTTTTTTCAGTTCAGCATTCTCCGGTTTGATCTGTTTCAGCATGGAAACATACTTGGTGTAGTTAGGGATTGCTGTATTGTTCAGTTTCAAATAAAAGGACTTGCGATTGGAAGATGTAATGTATGTATTGCCACCCACTGCATCCATTGCTTTCTTCTCGTATACCGCTGGATCAGTCAATGCATCCAGATAGTTCAGGAAATCTTCTTCTTCGGCTGTAAGTTCCGGTTCTTCTTCTGACGTGTCAACTTCATAGTATTCGTCTTCCGAATATGTAGTGGTTGAGTCATCCGCAGCAGCGGCATAGGACCATGCAGGTGCGAATACCCCACCGAGCAAAACAAAACTCATAATGATTGATAGTACCCATGATTTCTTCACGTGCTAAATTCCCCTATCTATAGATGTGATTTTATTCCAATGGATAATCTAACATAGTACGACAAGAAATTACAGGAATTGTTTTACAGTAAATAACTCTCTTGAATGCATATGAATGAATAATGATCCACCAGCAAAAAGGACATGTATTAGATGAAGCTAGAAGTAAGAAGAGGTTTTTGCATGTTAAGTTAGTGAGAATAAATTTACATATATGGGTTATGTAGAGGCGTATTGTATCGATATATATTGTATTGGTTTAGTTAATATATCTTTATTTAATGTTGTTTTATGAAGTTACAGAGTTCGACATGGAGTGATAATTTTTTCCAAATAAAATGCTTGTATAATGATTTCATCTCCATTACAATTCAATTGATAATGAGTTTCAATATCATTTATAGGGAAAAGGGCAAACGGGTTACATCACATTGTGGCTGTTCACAACAAGTCCATTTACGCAGAAGGTAAACCGGAAGATCTCGTTACACTGGACATGGTCCGGAAGGTTTTCCAGATGGAGTGTGAGATTGCGGTCGGTCCACTGTCCGGCACACCAACCATTATCCTGCATGGAAGGCAAGGAAGCTGAATGGAGAACAGCGTTACACTCAGCTGGCCTGAGGATCTGAAGATGCAGATTTTGGCTGCGGAATATCGACTGACGAAGATCTAAAGGATTACTGTCCGACCTGTCTCAATTTAAACCATTAAGTTTTTCGCTACGTGTTCCATGATTATTTGAATAATGATTCGACGAATGATTCAAGCTATATCCCTATTTCTAACCTCCTCGTCAACGCTTCTGCGTTCACTGCAAATAACAGGAACAGGCAAACTCTTGGTTTCATCTGATCCAGAGATTGCCGCGTTTGTTGTACCTGTTATTCGATGTAACAAAACCACGCCTACATAAACTCATGTTAAAATCAATCTTATTTTTCCTTAAAAGTTTATTATTGACAACAAAGAACAAATTGCCATAAAATAGATTTTATATGATATTGATAATCATTATCAATATAAAATTACAATAAAAATTGATGAAAGTATGAGCAATATAAGTTGAATTCAAATTTCACACGTTAACGGAGGGGGCAGAACAGATCTGAAGAAGCGTAGCGTGCGCCTTTATCACCGGATTTCCCCTTTGTATAAGGGATTCAAAAAATCTGGGGATAACAGCGATCGGAAGATGGTTCTGACCGCGCAGTGATTTCGTGTAAAAACTCTATTCAACTTATATAGGAGCGAGTACTTTCATTCAATCGAGGAGGATTTTCAGTGTTTCCGAAAGGGATTCATAATCTGCAAAACCGACTCATTATAAGCAAAGCGAGAGAAATGGGCATCACCTGTGAGCCACTTCTTGAGGGATGCGAAGATTTTCTGAAGCTGTCCGTAGGGGACCAAGAGATCATCATTAACAAAACCAGATCTCATCGTCTGCCGTTAATCGCTGGACTGCTCGCGAAGAACAAGCAGGCATGTAATATGTTGCTGCATGAACAGGGAATGCCTGTACCGTCATTTATCGTGATCCCGGAGATGGGAAGCGAAGCAGTAGCTTTTCTAAATAGATACGGCTCTATTGTAGTGAAACCACTGGATGCGAGCAGCAGCATGGGCGTGACGCTGGATGTGCGTACTGAAGAAGAACTGGAGGCAGCCATTCATCTTGCGAGTGTCCACGGCAGCAGCATTATGTTACAGCAATATGTGACCGGAATCGATTACAGAGTGCTGATCATTAACGGTGAAGTGGTGGCTGTGAATGAGTATCGGCCTGTCTATGTCGAGGGAGACGGAACTTCAACCGTTCGGGCGTTAATCGAGCAGTTGAATCAGGAACGAATCGAGATGACACCCATTGGCGAGTATGAAGCTTTTCCCCAGATTGATGCAGAAGCTGAACGTCTGTTAGAGGTATTACGTGCACAAGGGACAACACTGGATGAAGTTCCTGCCGCCGGAAAAGAAATCGAGTTATATGATCTCCGTAACTCAGCCGCCGGAAAAATCAGTGAATTCTACAAGGATTGTACCGAAATCATTCATCCCGATAATGCGCGAATGATCATTCAAGCGGCCAAAACTCTTCAGATCGATGTAGCAGGGGTCGATGTTCGTTGTTGTGATATCCGCACTCCGATCTCCAGAGAACAGGGAGGCATCCTGGAAGTGAACGCTTTGCCGGATCTGACACACCACGTCTTCCCCCATGGTGGGACAACTCGTGATGTGGTTCGGTTATATCTGGAATACCTGTGCCAGGAACAACTTAAATATAAGACGTATAACAACGTATAGATGACAATATATAACGGATAACAGATGACGAATACCATCATTTAATTCGGACTTTACCATGATTTTGAACCAATACCATGTCATATGCAAAATGAAGAACAAGAATCACAGGCAGCAGGTTCAGCCTGAATCGATTATAAGGAGCGTTAGAAGGCTATGTCAGTAGAGGTGCAGACGGAATATCTGAAGATGCAAAATGAGAAGGAATCCAATGCAAGATCGTACCCCAGACATTTCCCGCTTGTCATTAACAAGGCCCATGGGGTGAAGGTTACCGATACGGAAGGCCGCGTATTCTACGATTGCCT
This Paenibacillus xylanexedens DNA region includes the following protein-coding sequences:
- a CDS encoding alpha-glycosidase — protein: MILEAIYHRPKLNWSYAYDRSTMHLRLRSKRGDLDAVIAITGDKYAWDRTITHIPMHIFARDEMFDYWEAETSPPYRRLRYGFQLIQGEESIWMTERGFEQSLPDHPLEFFDFPFMNPVDIFEPPAWVKDAIFYQIFPERYANGDPSISPKNAEPWGGEPTPVNFFGGDLQGVLDHLDHISQLGINAIYFCPLFEATTNHKYNTGDYMKVDPHFGTNEQFKAFVDACHQRGIRVVLDAVFNHSGREFPPFVDVMKNGASSPYADWFYIKDWPPRVEDGIPTYDTFAFEPLMPKLNTEHPEVKAYLLEVGRFWIEEMDIDGWRLDVANEVDHQFWREFRQTVKAIKPDAYLLGEIWHDSLMWLQGDQFDAVMNYPFTNSVLDYTVHGKLDGLAFANEIGKLLAAYSQPVTEASFNLLGSHDTPRLLTLCDGDERKMKLAVTLLLTYPGVPCIYYGDEVGLDGGYDPGCRKCMEWDETKQNRELLEFFTRTIALRKEHPALRSTELKIVYAKAGDPCLAIERLDSQTGERMLLVLNAGDEPCTLELPLGDRNVWRNLFTSNTVEARQNKLTLDLEAYGFSLMQLEVKQPAEA